In one Conger conger chromosome 5, fConCon1.1, whole genome shotgun sequence genomic region, the following are encoded:
- the LOC133129312 gene encoding potassium channel subfamily K member 5-like: MVDKGPLLTSAIIFYLSIGAAIFQILEEPNWEISVSSYTTQKEEILKTYPCLTKEDLEKILQVVSDAAGQGIAITGNKTFSSWVWPKAVVFAATIITTIGYGNIAPKTVGGRVFCIFYGLFGIPLCLTWISELGTFFGARAKKLGHYLIKRGFTVRRAQFICNTIFVLWGVIIHLVIPPFIFMHQEQWSYVEGLYFSFITVTTIGFGDLVAGVNPDIDYPTPYRCFVELWIYMGLAWLSLFFTWKVNMVVRAHKAFKKRRRRRRSSVEELHNHTEDSNAQCQCHSGDEVNIFKFLSEKQEGYGDLVRQIGNEMTEDRIGKDFGRSQSCGDIRDFGVIPRLDHSPHQKQRFSFMPMELTKNKRHLDSEHEMLLMDLYTDTNLEEIQQGQDSLEDAGMECHSQLGTLQNSELIINEQLPMTIDGIKTRPSVAKEQVESEDSSSEEQ; the protein is encoded by the exons ATGGTGGACAAGGGGCCTTTGTTGACTTCAGCTATAATTTTCTACCTGTCCATTGGGGCAGCAATCTTTCAAATTCTCGAAGAACCGAACTGGGAGATTTCAGTCTCAAGTTACACAACTCAGAAGGAAGAGATACTTAAAACCTATCCCTGTCTCACAAAAGAGGACTTGGAAAAGATTTTGCAG GTAGTGTCAGATGCTGCTGGGCAGGGCATTGCCATTACAGGAAACAAGACGTTCAGCAGCTGGGTCTGGCCAAAGGCTGTTGTCTTTGCTGCTACTATCATCACCACCATAG GTTATGGGAACATTGCCCCAAAAACGGTTGGTGGTCGGGTTTTCTGCATCTTCTACGGTCTGTTTGGAATCCCACTGTGCCTCACATGGATCAGTGAACTGGGCACGTTCTTTGGGGCCCGAGCAAAGAAACTGGGGCATTACCTGATCAAGAGGGGCTTCACTGTG CGAAGAGCCCAGTTTATCTGCAATACCATCTTTGTCCTGTGGGGGGTGATTATCCACCTGGTGATCCCTCCCTTCATCTTTATGCATCAGGAGCAATGGTCCTATGTGGAGggattgtatttttctttcatcaCTGTGACAACCATTGGCTTCGGGGATCTAGTTGCAG GTGTTAACCCAGATATAGACTATCCTACTCCATATCGCTGCTTTGTGGAGCTATGGATTTACATGGGCCTGGCCTGGCTCAGCCTGTTCTTCACCTGGAAGGTAAACATGGTGGTGAGAGCCCACAAGGCCTTCAAGAAGAGAAGGAGACGTCGCAGGTCATCCGTGGAAGAGCTACATAACCACACAGAAGACAGCAATGCCCAGTGTCAGTGTCACTCAGGTGACGAAGTCAACATCTTCAAATTCCTTTCAGAAAAACAAGAAGGCTATGGAGATCTTGTCAGGCAGATCGGCAATGAAATGACAGAGGACAGGATAGGGAAGGATTTTGGCCGGTCACAGAGCTGCGGTGACATCCGTGATTTTGGTGTCATCCCAAGATTGGACCACTCACCGCACCAAAAGCAACGTTTCAGCTTCATGCCCATGGAACTCACCAAAAACAAGAGACACCTAGACTCAGAGCATGAGATGCTATTGATGGATCTGTACACGGACACCAACTTAGAGGAGATCCAGCAGGGCCAGGATTCCTTGGAGGATGCAGGTATGGAATGTCACTCTCAATTGGGCACCCTTCAGAATTCTGAGCTTATCATCAATGAGCAGTTGCCCATGACCATTGATGGCATCAAGACCAGGCCCTCTGTAGCCAAAGAGCAAGTGGAATCAGAGGACAGTTCTTCAGAGGAACAGTGA